A genomic stretch from Cyprinus carpio isolate SPL01 chromosome A12, ASM1834038v1, whole genome shotgun sequence includes:
- the rundc3ab gene encoding RUN domain-containing protein 3A — protein MMREGSSGMEQSFMQSAMAMGAQSKKGFSRSIAVERKNLITVCRFSVKTLLEKYTAEPIDDSSEEFMNFAAILEHILSHRFKGSGSWFDGQRSFWDFIRLACSKVPNNCISSIENIENINSSRAKGRAWLRVALMEKRLSEYIATALRDSRTTRRFYDEGAIMLREEATVLTGMLIGLGAIDFSFCLKGEALDGKSEAVIDYTPYLKFTQSYDYLSDDEDGQSVDSSNSDDSVEHPYIPLVTDEESWRNKCRKMEQRFKIVNAQKGYLEELVRLRESQLKNVEMENKKLATGLEELQLQSQKEKRELENIILELQEQLTSLIPGESHPLSKDLSIPLVNQWPSLQNYNNQEDRKLYHRGSFPSPEPHISLTTDSQRTERKMNGKAWCTAEKEYTPSMLGLCGSLSSLPSCKSLPSLRSTECLVNISAEPSPALTPS, from the exons ATGATGAG GGAGGGGTCCAGTGGGATGGAGCAGAGTTTCATGCAGTCCGCGATGGCTATGGGTGCACAGTCCAAGAAAGGCTTCTCCAGGAGCATCGCCGTGGAGAGAAAGAACCTCATCACAGTTTGTAG GTTTTCGGTGAAGACACTGCTAGAGAAGTACACAGCAGAGCCCATCGATGACTCATCTGAGGAGTTCATGAACTTCGCTGCTATTCTGGAACACATCCTCAGCCACCGCTTTAAAG GCTCCGGCAGCTGGTTTGATGGTCAGCGTAGTTTTTGGGACTTTATCCGTCTGGCCTGCAGTAAAGTGCCCAATAACTGCATAAGCAGCATTGAGAACATAGAGAACATCAACTCCTCACGAGCAAAG GGCAGAGCATGGCTACGGGTTGCGCTGATGGAGAAACGGCTGTCTGAATACATCGCCACAGCTTTGCGAGATAGCCGCACCACCAG GAGGTTCTACGATGAAGGTGCCATAATGTTGCGAGAAGAAGCAACTGTTTTGACTGGAATGCTCATTGGACTTGGAGCCATTGACTTCAG TTTCTGTTTGAAAGGGGAGGCTCTGGATGGGAAGTCTGAGGCTGTTATTGACTACACTCCATATCTGAAATTTACGCAAAG TTATGATTATCTTAGTGACGATGAGGACGGTCAGAGTGTGGACAGCAGTAACAGTGATGACAGTGTCGAGCATCCGTACATCCCTCTGGTCACAGATGAGGAGAGCTGGAGGAACAAGTGCCGCAAGATGGAGCAGAGGTTCAAGATTGTGAATGCGCAAAAG GGGTACCTTGAGGAGCTGGTAAGGCTGCGGGAATCTCAGCTGAAGAATGTGGAGATGGAGAATAAAAAACTAGCAACCGGACTAGAAGAACTGCAGCTGCAGAGccagaaagagaagagagaactgGAGAACATCATACTGGAGCTGCAGGAACAACt GACAAGTCTGATTCCAGGCGAATCACATCCGCTCTCTAAGGATTTGTCAATCCCTCTTGTTAACCAATGGCCATCTCTCCAAAACTACAACAACCAGGAGGACAGGAAACTGTACCACAG GGGTAGTTTTCCAAGCCCGGAACCACATATAAGCTTAACCACAGATTCTCAGAGGACAGAAaggaaaatgaatggaaaagCTTGGTGCACAGCAG aaaaagaataCACTCCCTCTATGTTAGGCCTATGTGGTTCTCTGTCCTCTTTACCCAGCTGTAAGTCCCTGCCAAGCCTGAGGTCGACAGAGTGCCTGGTAAACATCAGCGCAGAGCCCAGTCCTGCTCTAACCCCTAGCTAG
- the pth3r gene encoding parathyroid hormone 3 receptor, translated as MVSVEVSVAFVLCCVLMKARALIDSDDVITRDEQIFLLIDARARCERSIRAQLDVVREDHCVPEWDGIICWPMGKHDQTVSVLCPEYIYDFNHKGYAYRHCDTSGNWEQVSTINRTWANYTECTTYLHTNHSNQEEVFERLYLMYTIGYSISLAALLVAVFILCYFKRLHCTRNYIHIHLFTSFICRAISIFVKDAVLYSVTEEGKLEDGSVGQRPYMVGCKVAVTLFLYLLATNHYWILVEGLYLHSLIFMAFLSDKNCLWALTIIGWGIPAVFVSIWVSARVSLADTQCWDISAGNLKWIYQVPILAAIVVNFFLFLNIIRVLASKLWETNTGKLDPRQQYRKLLKSTLVLMPLFGVHYMLFMALPYTDITGLLWQIQMHYEMLFNSSQGFFVAFIYCFCNGEVQAEVKKAWLRRSLALDLKQKARVNSSAGCGSGYYGGMMSHTTTQSVCLSVSGTKGLPLGTMGAKGQSRLHHSGNLPGYAPHDTETVFFTVRQHELALRQNDGKKSPCKQTSRNAEESEHDFEPYFVADDEHSGSMSLKELETML; from the exons ATGGTGTCAGTGGAGGTCTCTGTGGCTTTTGTATTGTGCTGTGTGCTGATGAAAGCCAGAGCTCTG ATTGATTCTGATGACGTCATCACCAGAGATGAACAGATCTTTCTTCTGATTGATGCACGGGCGAGGTGTGAGAGAAGCATCCGTGCACAGTTAGATGTGGTCAGAG agGATCACTGTGTTCCTGAATGGGATGGGATAATTTGCTGGCCCATGGGAAAGCACGATCAGACGGTTTCAGTTCTCTGTCCCGAGTACATCTATGACTTCAACCACAAAG GATACGCATATCGCCACTGTGATACATCAGGCAACTGGGAGCAGGTGTCCACTATAAACCGGACATGGGCCAACTACACGGAATGCACCACCTACCTGCACACTAACCACAGCAATCAGGAG gAGGTCTTTGAACGACTTTACCTCATGTACACGATTGGATACTCCATATCACTGGCGGCATTACTGGTGGCTGTCTTTATCCTTTGCTATTTCAA acGTCTCCATTGTACCCGTAACTACATCCACATCCACCTCTTCACTTCATTCATATGCCGAGCAATTAGTATATTTGTGAAAGACGCTGTACTTTATTCTGTCACGGAAGAGGGCAAACTAGAAGATGGGTCCGTTGGACAAAGACCCTACATG GTGGGCTGCAAGGTTGCTGTGACCCTCTTCCTGTATCTCTTGGCAACCAATCATTATTGGATCCTGGTGGAGGGTCTGTATTTGCATAGTCTGATCTTCATGGCCTTCCTGTCTGACAAAAACTGTCTGTGGGCTTTAACAATCATAGGCTGGG GAATACCTGCAGTGTTTGTATCCATATGGGTCAGTGCCCGGGTGTCTCTGGCAGACACACA GTGCTGGGATATAAGCGCAGGCAATCTGAAATGGATCTATCAAGTACCAATCCTGGCAGCCATagtt GTAaacttcttcctcttcctcaatATCATCAGGGTTTTGGCATCTAAGTTGTGGGAAACAAACACTGGAAAACTGGACCCTAGACAGCAGTACAG GAAGCTGCTGAAGTCAACCCTGGTGCTTATGCCGCTGTTTGGAGTTCATTACATGCTGTTTATGGCTCTTCCATACACTGATATCACAGGCCTGCTGTGGCAGATTCAGATGCATTATGAGATGCTCTTCAACTCTTCACAG GGTTTCTTTGTGGCGTTTATTTACTGCTTTTGCAATGGGGAG GTGCAGGCAGAGGTTAAGAAGGCATGGCTGAGGCGCAGTCTTGCATTAGACCTGAAGCAGAAGGCGCGTGTCAACAGCAGTGCGGGATGTGGAAGTGGCTATTATGGAGGCATGATgtcacacaccaccacacagaGTGTGTGCCTCAGTGTCAGTGGCACTAAAGGCCTGCCTTTGGGGACCATGGGGGCCAAAGGACAATCACGTCTCCACCATTCAGGAAACTTACCTGGGTATGCGCCTCATGACACAGAGACTGTGTTTTTTACAGTGCGACAGCATGAACTGGCTCTGAGGCAGAATGATGGGAAAAAGTCTCCATGCAAGCAGACCAGCAGGAATGCAGAGGAAAGTGAGCACGATTTTGAGCCATATTTTGTAGCAGATGATGAACATTCTGGTTCCATGTCTTTGAAAGAACTGGAAACAATGCTTTGA